The DNA window TGTGGATCAGCTGAACGCACAGGAGAATCGGAACAAGCAAGAGGTAAAAGGAGAGAAGCTTTGCCTACTATCAACCAGTTGGTCCGCAAGGGCCGCAAGAAGTCGGTCGACAAGAGCAAGACGCCGGCGCTCAAGGGCAACCCGCAGAAGCGCGGCGTGTGCACCCGCGTGTTCACGACCACGCCGAAGAAGCCGAACTCGGCCCTTCGCAAGGTCTGCCGCGTGCGCCTGGTCAACGGCATGGAAGTGACCGCCTACATCCCCGGCGAGGGCCACAACCTCCAGGAGCACTCCATGGTGCTGCTGCGCGGCGGCCGCGTCAAGGACCTGCCCGGCGTGCGCTACAAGGTCATCCGCGCCGCGCTCGACTGCTCGTCGGTGGAGAAGCGCCGTCAGGCCCGCAGCCGTTACGGAGCCAAGCGCCCCAAGTAAGCAACCGTTAAGCCGCGCGGGCCGCGAGGCCGACGCTTTCCAAAGGGGGAGGCGACGGGGGCCTAATGGACGGGAAGAAAGCCGTCCCGAAGCGCGCAGGAATCAGAAGGAGAACACATGCCGCGTCGTGCAGCAGCAGTCCGTCGAGAGGTCCAGCCGGACGCCCAGTACAATAACCGCCTCGTCACGCAGCTGATCAATAAGATCCTGCTTGACGGCAAGAAGGCCACGGCCGAGAACATCGTCTACGGCGCCTTCGCCATCATCGAGAAGAAGACCGAGGGCGACCCGCTGGCCGTCTTCAAGAAGGCCATGGACAACGTCCGCCCCACGCTCGAGGTCAAGCCCAAGCGCGTCGGCGGCGCCACCTACCAGGTGCCGATGGAGGTCAACTCCCGCCGCGCCACCACGCTCGCGATCCGCTGGATCGTGGACTTCTCGCGCAAGCGCAAGGAGCACACGATGAAGGAGCGCCTGGCCGCCGAGATCATGGACGCCTCCGAGAACACCGGCGCGTCGGTGAAGAAGCGCGAGGACCTGTACAAGATGGCCGAGTCGAACCGTGCGTTCTCGCACTACCGCTTCTAAGGGGGATTCGACCATATGGCTAAACTGGAACTGAAGGATACGCGCAACATCGGCATCATGGCCCACATCGACGCGGGCAAGACGACGACGACCGAGCGCATCCTCTACTACACGGGCAAGACCCACAAGATCGGCGAGGTGCACGACGGCGCCGCGACGATGGACTGGATGGTGCAGGAGCAGGAGCGCGGCGTGACCATCACGGCCGCCGCCACCACGTGCTTCTGGAAGTACCCCGGCGGTGCCGACGACGGCAAGGAGTACCGCTTCCAGATCATCGACACGCCCGGCCACGTGGACTTCACGGCCGAGGTGGAGCGCTCGCTTCGCGTGCTCGACGGCGCGGTCGCGGTGTTCGACGCCGTTGCCGGCGTGCAGCCGCAGTCCGAGACGGTGTGGCGTCAGGCCAGCAAGTACGGCGTGCCCCGCATCGCCTACATCAATAAGTACGACCGCGTGGGCGCGGACTTCTTCCACGCCATCGACACCATGAAGGACCGCCTGGGCGCGCCGGCCATCGCCGTGCAGATGCCCATGGGCGCCGAGGACAACTTCTGGGGCGTCATCGACCTCGTGACGATGACCGCCTGGGACTTCAAGGCCGATGACAAGGGCATGACCTACCCCGAGCCCATGGATGCCATCCCCGCCGAGTTCGCCGAGGAGGCCGAGCTGCGCCACCAGGAGCTTCTGGAGGCCGCTGCCGACTGCGACGACGACCTCATGGAGAAGGTGCTCATGGAGGAGGAGGTCACGGTCGACGAGCTGAAGGCCGCCCTGCGCAAGGGCACCATCGCCTGCGAGATCCATCCCGTGTTCGTGGGCTCGTCCTACAAGAACAAGGGCGTGCAGGAGCTGCTCGACGGCGTGGTCGACTATATGCCCTCTCCCATCGACATCCCCGCCATCAAGGGCACCAACCCCGACACGGGCGAGGAGGACGAGCGCAGCGCCGACTTCAAGGAGCCGTTCAGCGCCCTGGCCTTCAAGATCATGACCGACCCGTTCGTGGGCAAGCTCACCTACCTGCGCGTGTACTCGGGCAAGCTCGATTCCGGCAGCTACGTGACCAACGCCTCCAAGGACAAGAAGGAGCGCATCGGCCGTCTTCTGCAGATGCACTCCAACCAGCGCGTCGACATCGACGGCTGCGCCGCGGGCGACATCGTGGCGGTCGTGGGCCTGAAGGACACGTCCACCGGCGACACGCTGTGCGACGCGGACAAGCCGATCATCCTCGAGTCCATGGAGTTCGCCGAGCCCGTCATCGACATCGCGGTGGAGCCCAAGACCAAGGCCGAGCAGGACAAGATGGGCATCGCCCTGCAGAAGCTGGCCGAGGAAGACCCGACCTTCCGCGTGTCCACCAACCAGGAGACGGGCCAGACCATCATCGCCGGCATGGGCGAGCTGCACCTCGAGATCATCGTCGACCGTCTGCTGCGCGAGTTCAAGGTGGAGGCCAACGTCGGCAAGCCGCAGGTCGCTTACCGCGAGACGGCCACGAAGGAGGCCCTGAACGTCGAGGGCAAGTTCGTACGCCAGTCCGGCGGCCGCGGCCAGTACGGCCATGCGGTCATCAACATGTTCCCGCAGAAGCCCGGCGACGGCTACCTGTTCGAGAACAAGATCGTGGGCGGCGTCGTGCCGAAGGAGTACATCACTCCCATCGACCGCGGCATCCAGGAGGCGCTGAACTCCGGCGTGCTGGCCGGCTACCCGGTGGTGGACGTGCGCGTCGAGCTGGTGGACGGCTCCTACCACGAGGTCGACTCCTCGGAGGCGGCGTTCAAGGTGGCCGGCTCCATGGCCATCAAGGCGGCGCTCAAGAAGGGCAACTCCGTCATCCTCGAGCCGATGATGGCCGTCGAGGTGGAGACGCCCGAGGAGTACATGGGCGACGTCATGGGGAACCTCTCCAGCCGTCGTGGCCAGATCCAGGGCATGGGCGATCGCGGCAACGCGAAGACCATCAAGGCGAAGGTTCCGCTGTCCGAGATGTTCGGCTACGCCACCGACCTGCGTTCCACGACGCAGGGCCGCGCTTCGTACACGATGCAGTTCGACTCGTACGAGGCTGTGCCGAAGAACGTGGCGGAGGAAATTATCAGCAAGGCCGGCGGCAACGCCTAAGGCGTGCGCGCGAGATATTCGGAGGTAAAGTAAGTGGCTAATCAGAAGATTCGCATCCGTCTCAAGGGGTACGATCATGAGATCGTGGACCAGTCCACCAAGCTCATCGTCGACACCGCCCAGAAGACGGGTGCCAAAGTGTCCGGTCCGATCCCGCTGCCGACGGAGCGCAACCTGTACTGCGTCGTCAAGGGCCCGCACGTGGACAAGGACTCCCGCGAGCAGTTCGAGATGCGCACGCACAAGCGCCTGATCGACATCCTCGAGCCGACCCCCAACACGGTCGACTCCCTGATGCGTCTCGACCTCCCCGCCGGCGTCGACATCGAAATCAAGCTGTAAAGGGGGTCAGACGATGATTAACGCAATCTACGGCAAGAAGATCGGCATGACCCAGATCTTCAGCGAGGACGACCGCGTCATCCCGGTGACGGTCATCCAGGCTGAGCCCAACAAGGTCTGCCAGGTGAAGACGAAGGCGAGCGACGGCTACGAGGCCGTGCAGCTGGGCTTCGGCGCCATCAAGGAGAAGAAGGTCAACAAGCCCATGGCGGGTCACTTCGCCAAGCAGGGCGTGGCTCCCGTGCGCTACCTGCGCGAGGTGCGCGTGGAGAGCGCCGGCGAGTACAACGTGGGCGACGAGCAGACGGTGGCCGCGTTCGCCGAGACGAAGAAGGTCGACGTCACCGGCACGTCGAAGGGCAAGGGCTTCGCGGGCGTCATGAAGCGCTACGGCTTCCGCGGCGGCCCGGGCGGCCACGGCGCGCACTTCCACCGCGCTCCCGGCTCGGTGGGCCAGTGCGCCACGCCGTCCCGCGTGTTCAAGGGGCTCAAGCTCCCCGGCCACATGGGCGTCGACACGGTGACCGTGAAGAACCTCGAGGTCGTCCGCATCGACGAGGAGCAGAACCTCATCCTCGTCAAGGGCGCCATCCCCGGCGGCAAGAACGCCATCGTCCGCGTCCGCATGGCGTAATTGAGTGAATCCAAAAGGAGCTTGCATATCATGACGACTATCGATATCAAAGACATGAGCGGGAAGCAGGCCGGCACCGCCGAGCTCGCGCCCTCCGTGTTCGGCATCGAGCCGAACGTGCCCGTCATGCACCAGGTGGTGCGCGCCCAGCGCGCGTCCTGGCGCCAGGGCACGCACAGCACGTTGACCCGCGGCGAAGTGCGCGGCGGCGGCAAGAAGCCGTGGCGCCAGAAGGGCACCGGCCGCGCCCGTCAGGGCACCATCCGCGCCCCTCAGTGGGCCGGCGGCGGCACCGTGTTCGGCCCGCATCCGCGTTCCTACGCCTTCCGCGTGAACAACAAGGAGGTCAAGCTGGCGATGCGCTCGGCGCTGTCCGCCAAGCTGGCCGATGAGCAGCTGTTCGTGGTCGACGGCTTCAACTTCGAGAAGCCCCGCACGAAGGACGCCGTGGCGTTCCTGAAGGCCATGGGCCTCGAGGGCCGCACGACCATCGTGGTGAACGACGACGACGTGAACGCGTACCTGTCGTTCCGCAACATCCCGACGGTGAACATCCTGCCCGTCGCGGCGGCGAACACCTACGAGCTCATCGACAACAAAGCGCTCGTGTT is part of the Arabiibacter massiliensis genome and encodes:
- the rplC gene encoding 50S ribosomal protein L3, which encodes MINAIYGKKIGMTQIFSEDDRVIPVTVIQAEPNKVCQVKTKASDGYEAVQLGFGAIKEKKVNKPMAGHFAKQGVAPVRYLREVRVESAGEYNVGDEQTVAAFAETKKVDVTGTSKGKGFAGVMKRYGFRGGPGGHGAHFHRAPGSVGQCATPSRVFKGLKLPGHMGVDTVTVKNLEVVRIDEEQNLILVKGAIPGGKNAIVRVRMA
- the rpsL gene encoding 30S ribosomal protein S12, producing the protein MPTINQLVRKGRKKSVDKSKTPALKGNPQKRGVCTRVFTTTPKKPNSALRKVCRVRLVNGMEVTAYIPGEGHNLQEHSMVLLRGGRVKDLPGVRYKVIRAALDCSSVEKRRQARSRYGAKRPK
- the rplD gene encoding 50S ribosomal protein L4, which codes for MTTIDIKDMSGKQAGTAELAPSVFGIEPNVPVMHQVVRAQRASWRQGTHSTLTRGEVRGGGKKPWRQKGTGRARQGTIRAPQWAGGGTVFGPHPRSYAFRVNNKEVKLAMRSALSAKLADEQLFVVDGFNFEKPRTKDAVAFLKAMGLEGRTTIVVNDDDVNAYLSFRNIPTVNILPVAAANTYELIDNKALVFTADALKRIEEVLA
- the rpsJ gene encoding 30S ribosomal protein S10: MANQKIRIRLKGYDHEIVDQSTKLIVDTAQKTGAKVSGPIPLPTERNLYCVVKGPHVDKDSREQFEMRTHKRLIDILEPTPNTVDSLMRLDLPAGVDIEIKL
- the rpsG gene encoding 30S ribosomal protein S7, with the protein product MPRRAAAVRREVQPDAQYNNRLVTQLINKILLDGKKATAENIVYGAFAIIEKKTEGDPLAVFKKAMDNVRPTLEVKPKRVGGATYQVPMEVNSRRATTLAIRWIVDFSRKRKEHTMKERLAAEIMDASENTGASVKKREDLYKMAESNRAFSHYRF
- the fusA gene encoding elongation factor G; this encodes MAKLELKDTRNIGIMAHIDAGKTTTTERILYYTGKTHKIGEVHDGAATMDWMVQEQERGVTITAAATTCFWKYPGGADDGKEYRFQIIDTPGHVDFTAEVERSLRVLDGAVAVFDAVAGVQPQSETVWRQASKYGVPRIAYINKYDRVGADFFHAIDTMKDRLGAPAIAVQMPMGAEDNFWGVIDLVTMTAWDFKADDKGMTYPEPMDAIPAEFAEEAELRHQELLEAAADCDDDLMEKVLMEEEVTVDELKAALRKGTIACEIHPVFVGSSYKNKGVQELLDGVVDYMPSPIDIPAIKGTNPDTGEEDERSADFKEPFSALAFKIMTDPFVGKLTYLRVYSGKLDSGSYVTNASKDKKERIGRLLQMHSNQRVDIDGCAAGDIVAVVGLKDTSTGDTLCDADKPIILESMEFAEPVIDIAVEPKTKAEQDKMGIALQKLAEEDPTFRVSTNQETGQTIIAGMGELHLEIIVDRLLREFKVEANVGKPQVAYRETATKEALNVEGKFVRQSGGRGQYGHAVINMFPQKPGDGYLFENKIVGGVVPKEYITPIDRGIQEALNSGVLAGYPVVDVRVELVDGSYHEVDSSEAAFKVAGSMAIKAALKKGNSVILEPMMAVEVETPEEYMGDVMGNLSSRRGQIQGMGDRGNAKTIKAKVPLSEMFGYATDLRSTTQGRASYTMQFDSYEAVPKNVAEEIISKAGGNA